From Flexistipes sp.:
TACAGATGCATAATGAATTTGCCCGGGTTTCCCGCCCGGGCAGCATTTTAGCAAAAATACTTTTGTTTTTGATATTTTTTTCTATCTCAAATGTGTTTGCTTCTGAGCTTCAGGTAGATGAAAATAAATGGTTTTTTATCCCGGTAAATCTGCCCGAAGGCAAAAAAGGCGGCGCTGACTTTTATAGTTTCAAGGCTTCATTTGATACAAAAAATGTGGAGCATCGATCCAAAAACAGCGGCATTGAAATAAAATTCTCAATAACAGGTACACATAAAACTACCATTGATATATACCACATCACAAAGAGCAGCTGTGCAGGCGCTTCAGTCAAGAAAATTGAAAGTATCGATTATACTGTAAATATAAAAGATAAAGAAAACAAATAGATTCGTCTCATATTACCGAAATAATCCAACATTCTTTCAACGAATTTGCATTTTGTGCAGGCAGGGTATATATTTTTAAATAATTATTTAAGAATCAGCGGGAACTATCCTATCCTCACACTTGCGAAGTGTGAGGATAGGATATTTGATAAATAATATAATGTGACTGGACATGGAAGACGGACATAAATCTGAATTTTTTCTTGCTTAAAGCATAGAGGAGCAAAGAAAAAAATATGGAGCTACTTATTATCGGTATCATATTCTTGTTTGGCTTTTTCCCAGGCATTGCTCATCGACTGGTATGCGTCTGAGAATCCCTTTTTCATCTCTCCCCAGGCATCTGCAGAGCTGTTTTTTAAGCTTCCATACCACTCGGCAAGCTCATTTCGTTGCTGACGCAGCGCTTTCAGATTGGACTTGGCTTTCTTTCGGACCGCCTGAGTCATTTTGTCCCAATTATTGTCAATACTGCTTTGCAGTTCATCAATTCGCTCATCAAGCTTTTTAAGTGCCTGGTCGACCTCTTTTAGAGCCTGATCCCGCTGATTAAATGTATATTGCTGAAGTGAGTTAATCAGCTCCTTTGTTTCCTTTTTGACATCCTGGGCAGTGACGGTGCCATTGCCGGATTGCGCCTGGGCAGTGGACATAAAACAGAGCGTCATCACTGCAACAATGGTTAGAATCAACGTATTATTTCGCAAAGTTCTTCTCCTTAATATGAAGTTATAAAGTGTATCGTTCTGCCCCTATTGACCAAAGCGGGAAGTTGCAGATTTGATTGCGCTACTGAGTGAATCCCAGGCGTTATCCATTCCGGCCTTGAGATCTTCCCATGCATCATCACCGGCTTCCTTCAGTTCATCAAGCTTTTTACTGACAGCTTCCTGCATCGACTGTAACTCTTCAATCTGCTTGTAATATTCCAGCTGAGCATCAGCCTCAGCTGAATCCGCCTTGGCTTTAAGCTTTTCTATTTCCGCACTCCATTCATCCAGTTTGCCCTGCAGCTTTTTTTCGTATGCCTTTTTCATACTCATGCCTATTCTCCTTTTTTTTTGATCCCCTTTTGGGGTCTGGTTAACACTTTTATTTTACTTGCAAACTTCTGAAAATAAATTCTAACAAAGATAAATATGGCGTCTAATCCCACCAAGTCAAGCTTTATTTGACGGGATAGCGCATGTGGCTGGAAATTCCACACCCAAATCCAGCAGCGCCGCCTTGCCGCGCACAGTCATGTCCGTAATGAAAAGAAATTGCTGGCCTGAGTTGACCGGATAGGCTTTCAGACGATAGTGGGTTCCCCAGGGTTCTTCCTTAACAATCACAACAACTGGACTATCAAAGTACAGATAGGGACTGGTCAAGGCCACATTTTCCAGCACCTTCTGCACCTGCTGTGCGTTATGGTGGGGGTTTAGATAAAAGTCGGCAATACATTGCAGCCGCGAATCGCCATTATTAGCGTTAATGACAGGTTTATTCCAGAGGAAACTATGCGGAATCAGAACCCTGTTGTCATCCGGCGTCACAATCTCGACAGTACGTAATCCGATATGGCGCACTTCACCATACACATCTTCCAATTGAACCCAGTCCCCATTGCGGTAGTTGAACTCACCAGTAGCGACAATTCCTGCAATAAGACTGCTGGCGTAATCCTTGAGAGCAAACCCCAGAACCAGACCAAGCGAACCAAGTATCGCCACCATGTTTTGTAAAGACGGTTCGATCAATAAGGGGAT
This genomic window contains:
- a CDS encoding mechanosensitive ion channel family protein; translation: MPNENQIGNIFKSLDSAALLELAIIVVTAILLIVAVQRIVPWVANRLPGRNRLYVLSIVPFFRLLVILAAIFMAIPLLIEPSLQNMVAILGSLGLVLGFALKDYASSLIAGIVATGEFNYRNGDWVQLEDVYGEVRHIGLRTVEIVTPDDNRVLIPHSFLWNKPVINANNGDSRLQCIADFYLNPHHNAQQVQKVLENVALTSPYLYFDSPVVVIVKEEPWGTHYRLKAYPVNSGQQFLFITDMTVRGKAALLDLGVEFPATCAIPSNKA